TCTTTGAGTTAAAATTGGCAAAAAGTAGGGCACTGCCCACATTAAACGCTTTTATCAACTATGGGGGAAACTCCTTTAGCGACCAATTCAACTTTCTAAGTCAAGGCCAACAATGGTTCGGCTTCTCCACCTTTGGAGTGGACCTGAACATTCCCATTTTTAGTTCTTTGGGAAGAAGTGCCAGTACCCAACGGGCCAAAATTGCCTATGAAAAAGCAAAGACCCAGCTTACGGAAACCCAGGAACAAGTAAGGTTGCAATTGGAAAATGCCAAAAGCGATTACATTCTGGCCATAGAGGAATACCAGACCTCCAAGGATAATTTGGAGCTGGCGGAACGGATTGAAAACAAAAACCAGATAAAATATTCCGAAGGCCTGGCCACCAGTTTTGAACTGCGCCAAGCACAGACCCAATTATACGATACCCAGCAAGAATACCTGCAGTCCATGGTAGATGTGATCAACCGCAAGACTGATTTGGAAATTATTTTAAACAAATAAAATCAATCAAAATGAAAAAAATTGTTTTACTTATACTTACGGCATTGGTCATCATCTCTTGTGGTGGTGGAAGCTCCAGCTCAGTTGAAGACGTACTGGGTGCGGATGTCAAGACGATTCGGGCAAAAAGGACGGAGGTAGAGACCCAACTCAAGGCATTGGAAGGCCAAATTGCCCTGTTGGATTCCGCCTTGGCCGCAAAAGATGACAACGCCAAGCTACCTCTGGTGACCACTTTTAAAGCAAAAGAAGAAAAGTTTAATCACTATTTGGAGCTGCAGGGAGACGTTATGACCAAACAAAATGTCCTCATATATCCGGAAATGTCCGGAACGCTGCAACGCGTTTATGTAAAAGAAGGCCAAAATGTAGCTAAAGGACAGCTTTTGGCCAGTATAGATGATGGTGGCCTATCCAGTCAATTGACCCAAATGGAAACACAGTTGGACTTGGCCAAGACCACTTTTGAACGCCAAAAAAGATTGTGGGAGCAGAACATTGGTTCAGAAATTCAATATTTACAGGCAAAAACGCAATATGAAGCACAAGAAAGTGCAGTAGCGCAGATGCAAAGCCAGGTGGCAAAATCCAGTATTAGGGCCCCATTCTCCGGAATCATAGATGACG
The sequence above is a segment of the Muricauda sp. SCSIO 64092 genome. Coding sequences within it:
- a CDS encoding efflux RND transporter periplasmic adaptor subunit, whose product is MKKIVLLILTALVIISCGGGSSSSVEDVLGADVKTIRAKRTEVETQLKALEGQIALLDSALAAKDDNAKLPLVTTFKAKEEKFNHYLELQGDVMTKQNVLIYPEMSGTLQRVYVKEGQNVAKGQLLASIDDGGLSSQLTQMETQLDLAKTTFERQKRLWEQNIGSEIQYLQAKTQYEAQESAVAQMQSQVAKSSIRAPFSGIIDDVIKDQGTVVAPGQGSEVFRIVNLSDMYIEVEVPESHLPNVTANKEAKVYFPVLGDSVTTKVRQTGNFINPANRAFTAEIPVPANGGKIKPNLTARVMINDYTNESAILIPQSIVSENAEGEQYVYLVEADSSNSGMVARKAIITTGKTQGDHVEVLSGINSGDGVIDEGARSVRDGQKVKVHSDGLGLTTN